One Cyprinus carpio isolate SPL01 chromosome B25, ASM1834038v1, whole genome shotgun sequence genomic region harbors:
- the psmd13 gene encoding 26S proteasome non-ATPase regulatory subunit 13 produces MKDVIGYLKQQQSKSPTPEMASEWHSMEDLYNRKLWHQLTLKLTVFVQDPYFSKGDGLIQLYENFLSDFEHRINPLSLVEIILHVAKQMPDPNTAIPFLEKTKEKVKASDEAVILCKTSIGSLKLDINDLPATKKLIEEVDEMLNNLPGVTSVHGRFYDLSSKYYRIIGNHAMYYKDALRYLGCVEAKDLPEAEQQERAFTLGLAGLLGEGVYNFGELLMHPVLESLRNTDKQWLIDTLYAFNAGNVEKFQALKTAWGQQPDLAAHEAKLMQKIQLLCVMEMTFTRPANHRQLTFQEIAQSAKIQVNEVELLVMKALSVGLIKGSIDEVEKKVHMTWVQPRVLDVQQIKGMKDRLDFWCGDVKNMAMLVEQQAQDILT; encoded by the exons ATGAAAGATGTCATCGGATACCTCAAACAACAGCAGAGCAAGAGTCCGACGCCTGAGATGGCCTCGGAGTGGCACTCAATGGAGGATCTGTACAACAGAAA ATTGTGGCATCAGTTGACTCTGAAATTGACAGTCTTTGTGCAGGACCCTTATTTCTCCAAAGGGGACGgtctcattcag CTCTATGAAAACTTCCTCAGTGATTTTGAACACAG AATCAACCCATTGTCCTTAGTAGAAATCATCCTTCATGTTGCAAAACAAATGCCAG atcCAAATACAGCCATACCCTTTCTTGAGAAAACAAAGGAGAAG GTCAAAGCCAGTGATGAGGCCGTCATCCTCTGCAAAACCTCAATTGGCAGCCTCAAGCTCGACATCAACGACCTCCCAGCGACAAAG AAATTAATAGAGGAAGTGGATGAGATGCTGAACAATCTCCCTGGTGTGACGTCAGTGCACGGGCGATTTTACGATCTGTCGAGCAAATATTACCGCATCATTGGGAACCACGCTATGTACTACAAGGATGCCCTGCGGTACTTGGGATGTGTGGAAGCAAAAGACTTACCTG AAGCAGAGCAACAAGAAAGAGCTTTTACATTAGGCCTGGCCGGCCTCCTCGGAGAGGGAGTGTACAACTTCGGAGAACTG CTGATGCACCCGGTCCTGGAGTCACTGAGGAACACAGATAAACAGTGGCTGATAGACACACTCTATGCATTTAATGCAGGCAACGTGGAGAAATTCCAAGCCCTGAAGACCGCATGGGGTCAACAG CCTGATCTCGCAGCTCATGAGGCCAAACTCATGCAGAAGATCCAGTTACTCTGTGTCATGGAG ATGACTTTCACACGGCCAGCCAATCACAGGCAGCTGACGTTCCAGGAAATTGCACAGAGTGCAAAAATCCAAGTGAATGag GTGGAGCTGTTGGTGATGAAGGCTCTGTCTGTCGGACTGATCAAGGGAAGCATTGACGAGGTGGAAAAGAAAGTTCACATGACCTGGGTCCAGCCCAGAGTACTGGACGTGCAGCAG ATTAAGGGCATGAAGGATCGTCTGGACTTCTGGTGTGGGGATGTTAAGAACATGGCCATGTTGGTGGAACAGCAGGCTCAGGACATCCTCACTTGA
- the LOC122142500 gene encoding spexin prohormone 2-like, with protein sequence MWILWTCTVIFLLVRECHCIQKTTLSKNWGPQSMLYLKGKHGRRFVPDIDDIISSSGLKSWYAVLKGFQKLKSLNARKQSGLFTMQNFVIR encoded by the exons ATGTGGATTTTATGGACGTGCACAGTGATATTTTTACTGGTCAGAGAGTGTCACTGCATTCAAAAg ACCACGTTATCTAAGAACTGGGGACCACAGTCAATGCTTTACCTAAAGGGAAAAC ATGGAAGACGGTTTGTTCCTGACATTGATGATATTATTTCAAGTTCAGGGTTGAAAAGCTGGTACGCAGTTCTCAAAG GGTTTCAGAAACTGAAGTCGCTGAATGCAAGAAAACAATCAGGATTGTTCACAATGCAGAACTTTGTTATCCGTTAA